The genomic interval CCTGCTCGCCGCGCTGGGCCCGTCGGCGATCCTCAGCCGCGTGGTCGGGGAGGATTGGCTGGCGGTAGGCGACGCGGCCAGCGCTTACGATCCGTTGACCGCGCACGGCATCGTCAAGGCGTTGCAGGATGGCGAAGCGGCGGCGCATGCCCTGGCGGTGCAGCTGCAGGGTGCCGGTCCGGCGCCGCTGGCGGCCTATCAGGACGGGGTGTTCGCGCGTTTTCGCGCCTATCTGGGCGAGCGCGGGGCCTTGTACGCGCGCGAGCGGCGCTGGGCGCAAGCGCCGTTCTGGCAGGCGCGGCTGGCGGCGTGATCCGTCTGCAGCGCGGCGCCGGATTCGCGCCGCGGCGCAACGGATGCGTAGCGCGTGCCGCTGCACGCTGGTGCCTGCGTCAGCCGTCGCCTTCGTCGCGGTCCGGGCACGGCGTCGCGATGCCCAACCGTTGCGCCAGGCGCCGCGCATCGAACGGCGCATGCACCTTCATGTCGTTGTCGAAGTAGCAATACACGTCGCGGCGGGCGCGCCGCGCAGCGGCCGGGCCTGCGCGTTGCGGCGCCGCCGGCTCGCCGCCGCGGTGCCAGGCGTCGATCCGTTCGGCCCAGGCATCCAGCGCCTGGTCGCTGTAGCCGCTGGCATACAGCTGCGCGTCGCCATGCAGGCGCAGGTACAGGAAATCGGCGGTCACGTCCTCCAGGTACGGCCATTTGCCGGCGGTGTCGGCCTGCACCAGGGCGACACGATGCTTGCGCAGCAGCGCGATCGCCGCCGGCGTGGCGAAGCTGGGGTGGCGCACTTCCAGCGCATGGCGCAGGCGCCGGTTGCGGTCGATCTTCAGCAGGCTGCGCTCGCGCATGCGGGCGGCATCGCGCTTGCCGGCCAGGGCCAGCGCCGCTTCGTGACTGCGCGGCAGCAGCGCCAGGAAGTCGTCCAGCAAGGCGGAGTCGAAGGCCAGCGACGGCGGCAGCTGCCACAGCAACGGTCCCAGCTTCGGCCCCAACCCGAGCAGGCCGGAGGCGAAGAAGTTGGCCAGCGGCTGCTCGCAATCGCGCAGCCGTTTCAGGTGCGTCACGAAACGCGGGCCCTTGACCGCGAACACGAAGTCGCGCGGCGTCGCATCGCGCCAGGCGGCATAGCTCTTCGGCGTCTGCAGCGAGTAGAACGAGCCGTTGAGTTCGACCGAGCGGAAGCAGCGCGAGGCGTATTCCAGTTCGCGCCGCTGCACCAGCTCGGGCGGATAGAACACGCCGCGCCATCGGGGGTAACGCCAGCCGGAGATGCCGATGCGCAGGCTCATGCGCCGACCATGCCGATGGCAGCGTTCAAGCGCCGTGCATGCCATGGCAAGACCGCGTCGACCGTGGCCGGCGCAGCGCAGGCGGATCAGCTGGCGCTGCTCACTCCTGAGCCGGCGGAGCCGCGATCACCGCGACGCCGGCGCGCTCGCGCCTGGACCGCAACGGCAAGACCACCGCCTGCTGGCCGGGCGCGGCGTACAGCCACAGCGCGCAGCAGGCGGCGTAGGAGGTAAGGTAGCTGCTGCGAAAGGCGACGATGCTGGCGCTGTAGCAGTCCGGCCCGTGCCGCAGGCGCAGGTCGGCGACGTAGTCGAAGGTGTAGTGGCCGGCATCGCGCCACGGCCATTGCGCGCGTTCGTCGGGGTCGCCGATGCCGGCCGGCACCGGGCAGCGCGCGTCCGGGTCCGGACTGCGTTGCCGGCCTTGCGCATCGAACCCGAGGCGCTGCAACTCCCGGTCCGCAACCGCGCGCAGCTGCGGGTGCTGCGCCAGCCAGCGCGCCGCGTCCTGATCCTCGGGCGTGGCCTGCGCAGGACCTGGCGAAGGCGCCAGCGTGTGCCGGTAGCGGTAGCGCACCTGCAGTACGCGCGGGCTGCTGCGTTCCTCGGACAGCGGCGACAACGGCCGCGACAGGGTCAGCGTGTCCTGGAAGTAGTCGCCATCGCGATAGGCCGCGTAGCTGCGGCCGTCGAGGCGCAGCCAGTACAGGGCCTGGTCGCCGCCGCGCCCGTTGATGCTGAAGACAGCCGCCGCCGGCTCCGCTTCGGATGCGGCGTTGGGCGGGGCGAGGAAGCCGTGCGCGGCGTCGCGGCGCAGCACCGCGATCTCGGTGTACAGGCCGGTGCCGCCGACGTAGGCCGTGTCCAGCAGGTCGCGTTGCCCGTCTTCGTCCAGGTCGAGCAAGGTGTAGTGGTGGTTGCCGTTTTCGGAGACGTCGTTCTGCACGACGCTCGCGGCACCCAGGTAGGTGCGCAGCGCCTGCCACTCGGCGGCGGTGACGCCGGCCGGTTGCGTGGGCGGCGCCGCCGCGTTGCCATCCGCGCCCGCCGTGGCGATGTCGAAGCTCAGGCCGGTGGTGTCCGCGTGGCGCTGCAGCACCGTGTCGATCGGAGTGGGGTCGGTGGGCGGTTCGGCCTCGATCTCGCGGCGCAGGCGTTCCAATACCTGGGGCAGCGTCGCCGTGCCGGCATCGGCCGCAGTCGCTTGTGCCGCGTTGAAGGCGGCCAGCGCGAGCAGTGCCGCGGCTGCCCACGCTGTCGGCCGCGGCCGCAGCGTCCGCTGCGCTGCGGCGTCGGCGCAGTGCGCAAGCGCCGCAGCGCGGTTCACGCGCCGCGCATCCATGGCGGGTCGAGCCGCGCGATGCGCGCGAACGCCGGGCAGTGTTCTTGGTGCGCGCCGCGCAGGTAGCCCAGGCTCATCAGGAACTCGCCGGTGATCTCGCCGCCGGTGAAGCGGAAGGTGCGCTTGAACAGCTTGATCCACTCGGCCTTGTCGCGCGAATGGTGCGCATCCAGCCAGGCGGCGAAACCGCCATGCGAGGCGCGCATCCGCTGGATCACCTGCGCGTTGTGGATCGCGGCCTGCACCTTGAGCCGGTTGCGGACGATGCCGGGGTCGGCGAGCAGGCGCAGTACGTCGGCCTCGCCGAATGCGGCGACCTTGTCCACGTCGAACCCGGCGTAGGCGGCGCGGAACCCGGCGCGCTTCTTCAGCATCAGCTCCCAGCTCAGCCCGGCCTGGTTGATCTCCAGCACCAGCCGCTCGAACAGATCGGTTTCGGCGCGCTGCGGAACGCCGTATTCGTCGTCGTGGTAGGGGCCGTGCAGTGCGTGGCCGGGGGCGATGTCGCAATAGCTGGTCATCTCGGTCGGATTCCGTCAGTCGTGCTGGTCGTTGTCTTCGGGGGAGATTTCCGCGCGCTGCGCATCCGGCAAGCGCAGGTCCGGCCAACGCCGTGGCACCAGTTCCAGCTTGCCGGCGCGCAACGCGTCGAACGGCGCATCCGCGCGATCGGGCGACCTGGGCGAGAAATGCACGCGCGCCACGTCCTGCCAGCGGTCCTGGCGGTGCGCATGGATCCGGCACTCCATGCCGAAGGTGTCGGTGTCGTTGCACAGCAACGCCTCGCCGCTGCCGTCGCCGTCCAGGTCGCGTACCAGCAGCACGCAGCGGTCCTCGCGTTGGCGGCAGTCGCCGTCGTGCACGCTGCCGGCGAGCAGCGCCTGCCACCAGCCCTCGCCGGGATCGGCGCTGCCGGCGGCGAGCGGGATGTGCTGGCGCAGTTCGGCCGCCGCATCGATCCGGCCCTGCGCGCGTTGCTCGCCGCTGGCGTCGCCGTCGTCGCCCCAGCGCTGCGTGCGTTGCAGGATGCGTTGCAGCCGGTCGCGCTGCGCCGGTTCCTCGGCGAACCCCGGCGTGTCGCGCAGCGACTGCGCCGCCTGGTAACCGCGGCGGCCGCTGTCGAAGCGCAGGTAGTACAGGTCCACGTCCGCGGCCGCGGTGCGGCCGTCGGCGAAGCGTTGCAACTGGCTGCCGACCACGATGCGGTACGGGTCCAGCAACGGCGAAGCGGTGGCCAGCGCCAGCGCGATCACCACCCAGGACATGGCCCGGTTGACCGGCGCCAGCGGCCGCAGCCAGTGCCCGCCCGGGCGCAGCACCGCCCACGCGTAACCGAACGCGTAACCGCAGGCGACCACCGCCACCAGCACGCCATTGAAGCGCTCCGCGCTCCAGCCGTATTGGTCGATGCGCAGCCACAGCGCGTACAACGCCAGCAGCGCGTACAGCGACAGGCTCAGCAGGCCGGCATCGATCAGCCGCCGCAGCCACTGCGGATACGGCGCGGTGGCGGTGCCGTCCTGATACACCGCATTGACGAACAGCACCAGGGCCGCCACCAGCGCGATCAGGATCTTCGCCGCGGCGCGGGTCTCCCACAGCGGCTGCAGGCCGGTGAACGGCAGGCTCAGCGCGAACAGCACCGCCACGAACGCCAGCAGCGGCAACAGCCCGGTGCAGATCGCGAACAGGATCTGCCGCATCACCTGCACCGCGCGCTGCTGCGTGCGGCCGATCAGCACGCCCAGGCCGAACATGATGCCGGTGGCGAGATAGGCGAAGGCGCTCTGGCGGAACAGCTCACGGAAGAATTCCAGCTTCACCAGCGCGAACAGCGCGCCCCACAGCCACAGCACCAGCCAGCAGACGCCGACGAACAGCCCGGCCAGGGCCAGGGTCAGCGCGTTCTGCCAGGCGTGTTCGAACAATTCGCGGTACGGCGCCTGCCAGTGGCCATGCTGCAGCCGGCACTGCAGCCACGCCAGCAGCACGAACATGCCCAGCGCGGTGGCCATGCCGAATGGAACCAGCACAGCGTCGCTGCGCAGGCCGGGCGCGCCGGTGGCACTCCACGCGGCCCAGCCCGACAGCGCCGCCACCAGCAGCGCCAGGGCGATCGCGTGCTGCCACAGGCGCAATTCGCCAAGGCGCTGCACCGACAGCAGGACCATCGTCGGCACGGTCAGCACCAAGGCGTACCAGCACACCCGGCCGCCCAGCGCCGCGAACGGCCACCACCCGGCATCGGCGCCGCGCTGGGCCAGGTACAGCAGCGCGCCCTGCAGCAGCGCCACCAGGACGATGAAGGCACGGGTCTGGCGCGGCAGGTCGGGGGCGGTTTCCATGCAGGACGGCATCCTTGGCGGCGCGGCGGCGCGCGATCGGGGGCGATTATGGCAGCCCGCTCTGGGCCGACGCAGCGCCGGCCCGGGAGGGACGATAGAATGGGGCCATGTCCGCTTTGCCTACCCCCCTGGCCAACCAGCTGCTGATCGCGCTGCCGGCGCTGTCCGATCCCAATTTCGCGCGCGGCGTGGCCCTGATCTGCCAGCACGACGCCAACGGCGCGATGGGCGTGCTGGTCAACCGCGCTTCCGAATACACGCTAGGCGAAGTGCTGGAGCAGATGGGCATCGACACCATCGACGAGACCCTGCGCGAGCAGGTGGTGCTCAGCGGCGGGCCGGTGCATCCGGAGCGCGGCTTCGTGATCCACGACGGCGAACGCGCCTGGGATTCGAGCCTGGCGTTCGGCGACGGCCTGTTCCTGACCACCTCGCGCGACGTGCTCGAAGCGATGGCGCGCGGCGACGGTCCGCGCCACGCGGTGGTCGCGCTGGGCTGCGCCGGCTGGGGCGCCGGCCAGCTCGAATACGAACTGGGCGAGAACAGCTGGCTGACCGCGCCGGCCGATGCCGAACTGCTGTTCGAGCTGCCGCTGGAGCGGCGCTGGCAGACCGCCGCCGGCCGCATCGGCGTGGACCTGTTCCGCCTCACCGACTACAGCGGGCATGCCTGAGCCCGGCGCGCCCGCTGCGGACAGCGCCGCCGCCGGCACGATTCGCCGCGACGGCACCGTGCTCGGTTTCGACGTCGGCAACCGCCGCATCGGCGTGGCCGTGGGCAGCAGCTTCGGCAGCGGCGCGCGCGCCCTGGCCGTGGTCGACGTGCACGCGCAGGGCCCGGACTGGCCGGCGCTGGACCGCCTGCACGCCGAATGGCGGCCGCACGGCCTGGTGGTCGGCGATCCGCTGACCCTGGACGGCGCCGACCAACCCAACCGCAAGCGCGCGCATGCGTTCGCCCGCGAACTCGGCGCCCGCTACAAACTGCCGGTGGTACTGGTCGACGAGCGCTCCAGTTCGGTCGAGGCGGCCAAGCGCTTCGCCGTGGACCGCGCCGCCGGCCGCAAGCGCCGCCGCGACGCCGCCGCGCTGGACGCGGTGGCCGCCGCGGTGATCATCGAGCGCTGGCTGGCCGCGCCCGACGACGCCACTCCCATTTCCTGATTCCCTGCCCGGACCCGCCATGACTGACCCGCAACTCGATTCGAACGGGCGCCTGCGCCACCTGCTGACCCTGGAAGGCCTGCCGCGCGCGACCTTGCTGCAATTGCTGGACCGCGCCGGGCAGATCCGCGACGCGGCGGTGGGGCGGGTCGGCAAGCGCAACGTGCTGGCCGGCACCGCGGTGTGCACCCTGTTCTTCGAACCATCCACGCGCACCCGCAGCTCGTTCCAGCTGGCCGCGCAGCGGCTCGGCGCGGACGTGCTGAACTTCGACGCCTCGACCTCGTCCACGCGCAAGGGCGAGACCGCGCGCGACACGCTGAAGAATCTGGAAGCGATGGGCGTGCGCGGCTTCGTCGTGCGCCATCCCGAGGACGGCGCCGTCGAGCGCCTGGCCGAAGCGGCCGGCGAGGGCACCGCACTGATCAACGCCGGCGATGGCCGCAGCGCGCATCCCACCCAGGGCCTGCTCGACATGCTGACCCTGCGCCACGCCAAGGGCGGCGATTTCTCCAAGC from Xanthomonas sp. DAR 34887 carries:
- a CDS encoding aspartate carbamoyltransferase catalytic subunit codes for the protein MTDPQLDSNGRLRHLLTLEGLPRATLLQLLDRAGQIRDAAVGRVGKRNVLAGTAVCTLFFEPSTRTRSSFQLAAQRLGADVLNFDASTSSTRKGETARDTLKNLEAMGVRGFVVRHPEDGAVERLAEAAGEGTALINAGDGRSAHPTQGLLDMLTLRHAKGGDFSKLKLVIVGDVKHSRVARSDLHALRTLGAGEVRVCGPQALLPDDGTLDGCVVGDDFDAMLDGVDAVMMLRLQRERMEEGLVSSLEGYHAQYGLTAERLRRAAPGAVVLHPGPINRGVEITDEVADGAQSCILRQVANGVAVRMAVLETLLG
- a CDS encoding DUF4153 domain-containing protein, whose protein sequence is METAPDLPRQTRAFIVLVALLQGALLYLAQRGADAGWWPFAALGGRVCWYALVLTVPTMVLLSVQRLGELRLWQHAIALALLVAALSGWAAWSATGAPGLRSDAVLVPFGMATALGMFVLLAWLQCRLQHGHWQAPYRELFEHAWQNALTLALAGLFVGVCWLVLWLWGALFALVKLEFFRELFRQSAFAYLATGIMFGLGVLIGRTQQRAVQVMRQILFAICTGLLPLLAFVAVLFALSLPFTGLQPLWETRAAAKILIALVAALVLFVNAVYQDGTATAPYPQWLRRLIDAGLLSLSLYALLALYALWLRIDQYGWSAERFNGVLVAVVACGYAFGYAWAVLRPGGHWLRPLAPVNRAMSWVVIALALATASPLLDPYRIVVGSQLQRFADGRTAAADVDLYYLRFDSGRRGYQAAQSLRDTPGFAEEPAQRDRLQRILQRTQRWGDDGDASGEQRAQGRIDAAAELRQHIPLAAGSADPGEGWWQALLAGSVHDGDCRQREDRCVLLVRDLDGDGSGEALLCNDTDTFGMECRIHAHRQDRWQDVARVHFSPRSPDRADAPFDALRAGKLELVPRRWPDLRLPDAQRAEISPEDNDQHD
- a CDS encoding YqgE/AlgH family protein, whose protein sequence is MSALPTPLANQLLIALPALSDPNFARGVALICQHDANGAMGVLVNRASEYTLGEVLEQMGIDTIDETLREQVVLSGGPVHPERGFVIHDGERAWDSSLAFGDGLFLTTSRDVLEAMARGDGPRHAVVALGCAGWGAGQLEYELGENSWLTAPADAELLFELPLERRWQTAAGRIGVDLFRLTDYSGHA
- a CDS encoding DNA-3-methyladenine glycosylase I; translated protein: MTSYCDIAPGHALHGPYHDDEYGVPQRAETDLFERLVLEINQAGLSWELMLKKRAGFRAAYAGFDVDKVAAFGEADVLRLLADPGIVRNRLKVQAAIHNAQVIQRMRASHGGFAAWLDAHHSRDKAEWIKLFKRTFRFTGGEITGEFLMSLGYLRGAHQEHCPAFARIARLDPPWMRGA
- a CDS encoding DUF72 domain-containing protein translates to MSLRIGISGWRYPRWRGVFYPPELVQRRELEYASRCFRSVELNGSFYSLQTPKSYAAWRDATPRDFVFAVKGPRFVTHLKRLRDCEQPLANFFASGLLGLGPKLGPLLWQLPPSLAFDSALLDDFLALLPRSHEAALALAGKRDAARMRERSLLKIDRNRRLRHALEVRHPSFATPAAIALLRKHRVALVQADTAGKWPYLEDVTADFLYLRLHGDAQLYASGYSDQALDAWAERIDAWHRGGEPAAPQRAGPAAARRARRDVYCYFDNDMKVHAPFDARRLAQRLGIATPCPDRDEGDG
- the ruvX gene encoding Holliday junction resolvase RuvX; protein product: MPEPGAPAADSAAAGTIRRDGTVLGFDVGNRRIGVAVGSSFGSGARALAVVDVHAQGPDWPALDRLHAEWRPHGLVVGDPLTLDGADQPNRKRAHAFARELGARYKLPVVLVDERSSSVEAAKRFAVDRAAGRKRRRDAAALDAVAAAVIIERWLAAPDDATPIS